Proteins from a genomic interval of Nostoc sp. TCL240-02:
- a CDS encoding TldD/PmbA family protein, with amino-acid sequence MPNITEIANSAKENAEKLGIKKFDIYGSTVDDTNVQVDQGEPKQVKASNRSGVTVRVWNEDNTMGVTSTTDVDSKGLELALKTAYEASFFGVKENVPDFSPEATAPIPNKHQDKIPQAPVAELIERLLVAEKQLLAAHPAIKGVPYNGLSQRDIDRFYLNSDGAVRTESHSLASVYLYSKTEEEGKKPRSAGAFRINQSLNNLDINGCIKETADKTISHLNYEKIKTGKYRVVFSAEAFLSLLGAFSNLFNAQSILDNQSLSTPEDLGKQIASPLLSVFDDALHPANVGAETFDGEGTPTRQISLIENGVLTSFLHSAGTAKRLNAQPTGNANIGAKVSVSPNFYHVFTTATPEQELSLETAENVIFIDDLQALHAGVKSLQGSFSLPFDGWLVNKGVKTSIESATVAGDFLELLKSIIYVEKEAELTPGGVCPKIWVNELSITGE; translated from the coding sequence ATGCCAAATATCACTGAAATTGCCAACTCTGCCAAGGAAAATGCTGAGAAGCTTGGTATTAAAAAATTTGACATTTATGGCTCAACAGTAGATGATACTAACGTTCAAGTCGACCAAGGTGAGCCAAAACAAGTCAAAGCTTCAAATCGCTCTGGTGTTACTGTTCGTGTCTGGAATGAAGATAATACAATGGGTGTTACCAGCACCACAGATGTAGATTCCAAAGGACTGGAATTAGCTTTGAAAACTGCCTACGAAGCCAGTTTTTTTGGTGTTAAAGAAAATGTTCCTGATTTTAGTCCCGAAGCTACTGCCCCTATTCCAAATAAACATCAAGATAAAATACCCCAAGCACCTGTAGCTGAACTTATAGAAAGATTGTTGGTAGCTGAAAAACAATTACTGGCAGCCCATCCTGCAATTAAAGGTGTTCCTTATAATGGATTATCGCAAAGAGATATTGACAGGTTTTATCTAAATAGTGACGGTGCAGTCAGAACTGAATCTCATTCATTAGCATCAGTTTATCTTTACAGCAAAACTGAAGAAGAAGGAAAAAAACCACGCAGTGCGGGTGCTTTCAGAATCAATCAAAGTTTAAATAATTTAGACATCAATGGTTGCATCAAAGAAACCGCCGATAAAACTATCAGCCACTTGAACTATGAAAAAATCAAGACTGGTAAATATCGAGTTGTTTTCTCGGCGGAAGCTTTCTTAAGTCTGTTGGGTGCTTTTTCTAACTTGTTTAACGCCCAAAGTATTTTGGATAATCAAAGCCTCTCCACTCCTGAAGATTTAGGTAAGCAAATTGCTTCTCCTCTGCTTTCAGTTTTTGACGATGCACTGCATCCGGCTAACGTAGGCGCAGAAACTTTTGATGGTGAAGGAACTCCGACTCGTCAGATTTCGCTAATTGAAAATGGCGTTTTAACGAGCTTTCTCCACAGTGCAGGCACTGCCAAAAGATTGAATGCTCAACCCACAGGTAATGCTAATATTGGCGCAAAAGTTAGCGTTAGTCCGAATTTTTATCACGTTTTTACAACAGCAACTCCTGAACAAGAGTTAAGTTTAGAAACTGCGGAAAATGTGATTTTTATCGATGATTTACAAGCTCTCCATGCTGGAGTTAAATCTTTACAAGGTTCCTTTTCTCTGCCGTTTGATGGTTGGCTAGTTAATAAGGGTGTCAAAACGAGTATTGAGTCTGCAACTGTTGCTGGCGATTTCTTAGAACTCTTAAAGTCAATTATTTATGTAGAAAAAGAGGCAGAGTTAACACCAGGGGGAGTTTGCCCGAAAATATGGGTTAATGAACTTTCAATTACTGGTGAATAA
- a CDS encoding DUF561 domain-containing protein: MTMHPTLQRAFTNRRVLKVISGLNNFDAASIAATVKAAEFGGATFVDIAADRALVQLAKTLTKLPICVSAVDPEKFVQAVAAGADLIEIGNFDSFYAQGRRFEAPEVLALTKQTRALLPEITLSVTVPHILELDQQVQLAEELVKAGADIIQTEGGTSSNPVHPGTLGLIEKAAPTLAAAFEISRVVSVPVLCASGISNVTAPLAIAAGAAGVGVGSAINQLNSEIAMIAAVRGLVEALATARVLTQK, from the coding sequence ATGACGATGCATCCTACACTCCAACGTGCATTTACTAACCGCCGCGTTCTGAAAGTGATTAGCGGCTTGAATAACTTCGACGCTGCTAGCATTGCTGCTACTGTCAAAGCTGCGGAATTTGGCGGTGCTACTTTTGTTGATATTGCCGCCGATCGCGCTTTGGTACAGTTAGCTAAAACTTTGACAAAATTACCAATTTGTGTATCAGCAGTAGATCCAGAAAAATTTGTGCAAGCTGTGGCGGCTGGTGCTGATTTAATTGAAATCGGGAATTTCGATTCCTTCTATGCTCAAGGTCGTCGCTTTGAGGCTCCAGAAGTGCTAGCGCTGACTAAGCAAACCCGCGCTCTACTCCCAGAAATCACCTTATCTGTCACCGTTCCCCACATTTTGGAACTAGATCAACAGGTGCAGTTAGCAGAAGAACTGGTGAAAGCTGGAGCAGATATTATCCAAACCGAAGGCGGTACTAGCAGTAACCCAGTTCACCCTGGAACTTTAGGATTAATTGAAAAAGCTGCTCCCACCTTGGCAGCAGCTTTTGAGATTTCTCGTGTGGTGTCAGTGCCAGTATTGTGTGCTTCAGGCATTTCTAACGTTACAGCACCATTAGCGATCGCAGCTGGTGCAGCTGGTGTTGGTGTTGGTTCCGCCATCAACCAACTCAATAGTGAAATAGCAATGATTGCTGCTGTGCGTGGCTTAGTAGAAGCTTTGGCGACTGCAAGAGTGCTAACTCAGAAGTAA
- a CDS encoding glycosyltransferase family 2 protein: MSLFVLLPAYNEQESIRPLFKRFQTLQKISNMEIKLILVDDGSSDATAQTALEESESLGVLLKLVQHSKNGGLGEAIKTGFRTFLEISQEGDFLAAMDCDDTQPPELLIKMYETMIAGSYDIAIASRYRKGSKVIGLSKFREIMSYGASWLFRIAARVPGVRDYTCGYRLYNRNFVSKLDMYYGDNLFTESGFACMIDLLLKAKVLRPKIAEVPMVLRYDQKPTASKMKILKTIIRTLKVLYKNLTSTAQTSNLNQTFNERETARIPLKMANRK; encoded by the coding sequence ATGAGTCTTTTTGTTCTTTTACCCGCCTACAACGAGCAAGAATCAATTCGCCCCTTATTCAAAAGGTTTCAGACATTGCAGAAAATCTCTAATATGGAGATAAAACTGATTCTTGTTGATGATGGTAGCAGTGATGCAACTGCTCAGACTGCTTTAGAAGAATCGGAATCACTAGGGGTATTACTTAAATTAGTTCAGCATTCTAAGAATGGTGGTTTAGGTGAAGCAATTAAAACAGGTTTCAGGACTTTTTTAGAAATTTCTCAAGAAGGCGATTTTTTAGCCGCAATGGATTGCGACGACACTCAACCACCAGAACTATTAATAAAGATGTATGAAACTATGATAGCTGGTAGCTATGATATTGCGATCGCATCTAGATATCGCAAAGGCTCTAAAGTCATAGGTTTATCAAAATTCAGAGAGATAATGAGTTATGGAGCTAGCTGGCTGTTTAGAATTGCAGCCCGTGTACCAGGTGTAAGAGACTATACTTGTGGTTACAGGCTGTATAACCGTAATTTTGTTAGTAAACTGGATATGTATTATGGCGACAATCTATTTACTGAAAGTGGATTTGCTTGCATGATAGATTTACTACTAAAAGCCAAAGTACTCAGACCAAAAATCGCAGAAGTTCCAATGGTTTTGAGATATGACCAAAAGCCAACTGCGAGTAAAATGAAAATTTTGAAAACTATAATTCGAACATTAAAGGTTCTGTATAAGAATCTAACATCCACAGCACAAACTTCCAATTTAAATCAGACTTTCAATGAGCGAGAAACAGCTAGAATTCCACTCAAAATGGCAAATCGTAAATAA
- a CDS encoding NAD(P)/FAD-dependent oxidoreductase — protein sequence MNIGIIGGGITGLVLAQRLAHQGHIVTVFDSNKQLGGLTTYHDYGLFTWDRFYHVILPSDTHLINFIRDIGLGDKLRWHRSLTGFYDNKKFYSISNTIEFLRFPLFGLIGKIRLAFTLLYGSRLNNWRRLEKILVEDWLLKLGGKSTYEKLWKPLLLSKLGENYKRISAVFIWAYIKRLFSARDSSLNKEQLGYVSGGYKTVFDHIEKLIYAAGGHIRTGVAVEYIAPDSGGGMWVEFQGKKEHFDKVIFTGPVNILQQVAADELVKVSDTGETVEYLGVICMVLITRKALVPYYVVNIADRTIPFTGVIGMSNLVSLQETAGYHMTFLPKYILSTDPLLKQPDEELRQIFFQGIRLMFPELKSDDIVAAHINRAIKVQPLQVLNYSSLVPQVSTENNDFFVVNTSQLVNDSVNNNAVVRQVDEFLKKSTLLNS from the coding sequence ATGAATATAGGAATTATTGGCGGAGGCATAACTGGTCTAGTATTAGCCCAACGTCTTGCACATCAAGGACATATAGTAACTGTCTTTGATAGTAACAAACAGCTTGGTGGGCTGACCACCTATCATGATTATGGGTTGTTTACTTGGGATCGCTTTTATCACGTTATCCTACCTTCTGATACTCATTTAATAAATTTTATTAGAGATATTGGTCTTGGAGACAAGCTGCGTTGGCATCGAAGTCTAACAGGATTCTATGACAATAAGAAATTTTATTCTATCAGTAATACTATAGAATTTCTCCGTTTTCCTCTATTTGGACTTATAGGTAAAATTAGATTAGCCTTTACTCTCCTCTATGGTTCGCGCCTTAATAATTGGCGGCGCTTAGAGAAAATTTTGGTGGAAGATTGGCTATTAAAACTCGGTGGTAAAAGCACATACGAAAAGCTTTGGAAACCTTTACTTCTATCTAAACTAGGAGAAAACTATAAGAGAATATCAGCAGTTTTTATTTGGGCTTATATCAAACGGCTATTTTCAGCGCGTGATTCTTCATTGAATAAAGAACAACTTGGTTATGTTTCAGGCGGTTACAAAACTGTTTTTGACCATATAGAAAAATTAATTTACGCGGCTGGAGGTCATATTCGCACAGGAGTTGCAGTAGAATATATCGCACCTGATTCAGGGGGTGGAATGTGGGTAGAATTTCAGGGAAAAAAGGAACATTTTGATAAAGTTATTTTTACTGGCCCAGTTAATATTTTGCAACAGGTTGCTGCTGATGAACTAGTGAAAGTTTCAGATACTGGTGAAACAGTAGAATACCTGGGTGTAATTTGCATGGTATTAATTACTCGCAAGGCTTTAGTTCCTTATTACGTAGTAAATATCGCTGATAGAACTATTCCTTTTACCGGAGTCATTGGTATGAGCAATTTAGTTTCTTTGCAAGAAACAGCAGGATATCACATGACATTTCTACCAAAATATATTCTTTCTACTGACCCATTGTTAAAACAACCAGATGAGGAATTGCGGCAGATATTTTTCCAGGGTATACGTTTGATGTTTCCAGAACTCAAGTCAGACGACATTGTAGCAGCACACATAAATCGAGCTATTAAAGTCCAGCCATTACAAGTTCTAAATTATTCCAGCCTTGTTCCCCAAGTGAGCACCGAAAATAATGATTTTTTCGTCGTCAATACCTCACAGTTGGTCAATGATAGCGTCAACAATAATGCAGTTGTGAGACAGGTCGATGAATTTCTTAAGAAATCAACATTGCTAAATTCTTGA
- a CDS encoding TldD/PmbA family protein, whose product MLTSTLLLSNQLPTLQYSSTPERFDETWEAPLATLLGLGRAAGADFIELFLERRNYISCLAEDDSITSISPSLSTGAGVRVFRGKADCYVSTNDLSFSGLKAALEKGLSILGLQLPTAKAFIPEINLELLRDYATKRGKDAWLPVCSSIREMGEVLLDGTAHLKQKASHIQSRRATYFRDWQEVLIAASDGTFARDIRLTQSVGFNLLCADGANRTSIGDRAGNTSDANFLRTWDSQQAAEKIAESAGKMLYADYVESGTYPIIMANHFGGVIFHEACGHLLETTQIERNTTPFADKKGEKIAHESLTAWDEGRSENAFGTIDMDDEGMPAQRTLLIEKGVLKNFLADRTGSARTGHPRTGSGRRQNYTFAAASRMRNTYIDSGEYSNDDLFASVDKGIYCKKMGGGSVGATGQFNFSVDEAYLIENGKITKPLKGAILIGEAKEIMNKISMCSQDLEIAPGFCGSVSGSIYTTVGQPHIKVDSITVGGR is encoded by the coding sequence ATGCTTACAAGTACGCTACTTCTCTCGAATCAACTTCCCACCTTACAATATTCCTCCACACCAGAGCGTTTCGATGAAACCTGGGAGGCCCCCCTGGCTACTCTCTTGGGATTAGGACGCGCTGCGGGCGCTGACTTCATCGAATTATTTTTAGAGCGTCGCAACTATATTAGTTGTCTTGCAGAAGACGATTCCATTACAAGTATTTCACCCAGTCTGTCCACAGGCGCGGGAGTCAGAGTATTTCGTGGCAAAGCCGATTGCTACGTCAGCACCAATGACCTTTCGTTTTCCGGTTTGAAAGCAGCTTTAGAAAAAGGTCTTTCTATCTTGGGATTGCAATTACCCACTGCTAAAGCTTTCATCCCAGAAATTAACCTGGAACTACTGAGAGATTACGCCACCAAGAGAGGTAAGGATGCATGGCTACCAGTGTGTAGCTCTATCCGCGAAATGGGAGAAGTCCTCCTTGATGGAACTGCTCACCTGAAGCAAAAAGCTAGCCACATCCAATCGCGCCGTGCTACCTATTTTCGCGATTGGCAAGAAGTCTTAATTGCCGCCAGTGACGGAACTTTTGCCCGTGATATTCGCCTCACCCAATCGGTAGGATTTAACTTATTGTGTGCTGATGGTGCTAATCGTACCTCAATTGGCGATCGCGCGGGTAATACTAGCGATGCCAATTTCTTGAGAACTTGGGATTCTCAACAAGCCGCCGAAAAAATAGCAGAATCTGCCGGCAAAATGCTCTACGCCGATTACGTAGAATCGGGTACTTACCCGATTATTATGGCCAATCACTTTGGCGGCGTAATCTTCCACGAAGCTTGCGGACACTTGCTAGAAACGACTCAAATTGAACGCAATACTACTCCTTTTGCTGACAAAAAAGGCGAAAAAATTGCCCATGAAAGTTTAACAGCCTGGGATGAAGGGCGTTCTGAAAATGCCTTCGGGACAATTGACATGGATGACGAAGGTATGCCTGCTCAAAGAACCTTATTAATTGAAAAAGGCGTTCTCAAAAACTTCTTAGCAGATAGAACAGGTTCTGCACGTACCGGACACCCCAGAACTGGAAGCGGCCGCCGCCAAAATTACACTTTTGCTGCTGCTAGCCGGATGCGTAATACTTATATTGATTCTGGCGAATATAGCAATGATGATTTGTTTGCCTCTGTTGATAAAGGCATTTACTGCAAAAAGATGGGTGGCGGCAGCGTTGGTGCTACAGGCCAATTTAACTTTAGTGTTGATGAAGCTTATTTGATTGAAAATGGCAAAATCACTAAGCCGCTAAAGGGAGCAATTTTAATTGGTGAAGCTAAGGAAATTATGAATAAAATTTCTATGTGTTCCCAAGATTTGGAAATTGCGCCAGGTTTTTGTGGCTCTGTCAGTGGCAGTATTTACACCACAGTCGGACAACCCCACATCAAGGTTGATTCTATTACTGTCGGTGGACGATAA
- the fetB gene encoding iron export ABC transporter permease subunit FetB → MQDMIKLDFADLAIAVGLMAIAIGLSAWEKLGLELNLALATGRTILQLLVLGYILDFILALDNAWAVLALLAIMLTITAIVARNRISQKIPHLLPLVWGAILISTVLTVFYTNFLIIQPDRWYEPQYIIPLVGIVLGNATNAAAIAGDRLVSTINSSHLEIETHLSLGATPQQAVSQYRKDAIRAGLLPTLNQMILIGMVAIPGITTGQLLAGVKPLDAVSYEILIIFMVAFANLLTTILLTKGLCRQFFNSAAQLVS, encoded by the coding sequence ATGCAGGATATGATCAAGCTGGATTTTGCGGATTTAGCTATTGCTGTGGGATTGATGGCGATCGCCATTGGTTTATCTGCCTGGGAAAAATTAGGATTAGAGTTGAACCTAGCCCTTGCTACTGGGAGAACCATCTTACAACTTCTTGTATTGGGATACATTTTAGATTTCATCTTGGCTTTAGACAATGCTTGGGCAGTTTTGGCGCTATTGGCAATAATGCTGACAATTACGGCGATTGTCGCACGAAATCGCATCAGCCAAAAAATTCCTCATTTGTTGCCTTTGGTGTGGGGTGCAATTTTAATTAGTACCGTCCTGACAGTGTTTTACACCAACTTCTTGATTATTCAACCAGACAGATGGTATGAACCACAGTATATAATTCCCTTAGTAGGAATAGTCTTAGGCAATGCTACCAATGCAGCTGCGATCGCAGGCGATCGTCTTGTCAGCACCATTAATTCCAGTCATCTCGAAATAGAAACCCACTTGAGTTTAGGTGCAACGCCCCAGCAAGCAGTTAGCCAGTATCGCAAAGATGCCATCAGAGCCGGATTGCTCCCCACTCTTAATCAAATGATTCTCATTGGAATGGTCGCAATACCAGGAATTACCACTGGACAGTTACTAGCTGGTGTGAAACCTCTGGATGCAGTATCTTACGAAATTTTGATTATATTTATGGTTGCTTTCGCTAACTTGTTGACGACAATTTTGCTTACTAAGGGGTTGTGTCGTCAGTTTTTCAATTCCGCCGCGCAGTTAGTTAGTTAA
- a CDS encoding DegT/DnrJ/EryC1/StrS aminotransferase family protein, translating into MIQSVNPIPAFDIKQQYTTIEAEVSAAVLEVLASGRYIGGPLVESFEQQFAAYNTVTQCVACNSGTDALYLALRVLEIGAGDEVITTPFTFIATSEVISAVGAKPVFVDIDATTFNLDVEQVAAAITPKTKAIIPVHLFGQPVDMTSLMAIALSHNLSIIEDCAQSTGATWANKKVGSIGHIGCFSFYPTKNLGGCGDGGAITTNDPAIATKLRILREHGSKVRYLHEEIGVNSRLDALQAAILQIKLRYLDTWNDRRRDIANYYYQFLSQIPGIVPPQELPGGIGVWNQYTVRISGEGRNGSSAKYRDWVRNQLQEQGVSSMIYYPYPLHLQPVYQNLGYQIGDLPIAEQACHEVIALPMFPELTQHQQDQVIYALKDCLG; encoded by the coding sequence ATGATCCAAAGTGTAAATCCCATCCCTGCCTTTGATATCAAGCAGCAATACACCACCATCGAAGCAGAAGTAAGCGCAGCCGTTTTAGAAGTTCTGGCTTCTGGGCGCTATATTGGCGGCCCTCTAGTTGAAAGCTTTGAGCAACAATTTGCTGCTTATAATACTGTTACTCAATGTGTGGCTTGTAATTCTGGTACTGATGCGCTCTACTTAGCGTTACGAGTCTTGGAAATTGGTGCAGGCGATGAAGTGATTACAACGCCTTTCACCTTTATTGCTACATCTGAAGTAATTAGCGCCGTGGGTGCAAAACCTGTTTTCGTTGACATTGACGCTACTACGTTTAATTTGGATGTGGAGCAAGTAGCAGCAGCGATTACACCCAAAACTAAAGCGATTATCCCGGTTCACCTGTTTGGACAACCTGTGGATATGACATCATTGATGGCGATCGCTCTATCTCACAATTTGTCAATAATTGAAGATTGCGCTCAGTCTACAGGCGCAACGTGGGCCAATAAAAAAGTAGGAAGTATTGGACATATTGGTTGCTTTAGTTTCTACCCTACCAAAAATCTTGGTGGTTGCGGCGATGGCGGAGCAATAACGACTAATGATCCTGCGATCGCTACTAAACTGCGAATACTCAGGGAGCATGGTAGTAAAGTTAGATATTTACACGAGGAAATTGGTGTAAATAGCCGCTTGGATGCTCTCCAAGCAGCCATATTGCAGATTAAGCTGCGTTATTTAGATACTTGGAACGATCGCCGTCGAGATATTGCTAACTATTACTATCAGTTTCTGAGCCAAATTCCGGGAATCGTCCCACCTCAAGAATTACCTGGGGGTATTGGGGTATGGAATCAATACACTGTTCGCATCTCAGGCGAAGGGCGAAATGGTTCTAGCGCCAAATATCGAGATTGGGTGCGTAATCAATTGCAAGAGCAGGGCGTAAGTTCAATGATTTATTACCCCTACCCTTTACATTTGCAGCCAGTGTATCAAAATCTGGGCTATCAAATTGGAGACTTACCAATAGCAGAGCAAGCTTGCCATGAAGTCATAGCTTTGCCCATGTTCCCAGAATTGACACAGCACCAGCAAGACCAGGTGATTTATGCGTTGAAGGATTGTTTGGGGTGA
- a CDS encoding pentapeptide repeat-containing protein, translating into MKRIFLTAAALLSTLSLVAPIPVKAENSAPVKRLLETRECLGCNLAGANLKGAHLIGVDLRNANLKGANLEGANLEGADLTGANLKSANLTQAFVSDTILNNANLTNVNLSNSRLYNSDVDGAVLANIDLSGADVFNTAISVGGEY; encoded by the coding sequence ATGAAACGAATTTTTTTGACGGCAGCAGCCTTACTCAGCACGTTATCTTTAGTTGCGCCTATTCCCGTCAAGGCAGAAAACTCCGCCCCTGTCAAGCGCTTGCTGGAAACTAGAGAATGTTTGGGGTGTAATTTAGCAGGAGCAAACCTCAAAGGCGCTCATTTGATAGGTGTTGACCTGAGAAATGCAAATTTAAAAGGAGCTAATCTTGAAGGTGCTAATTTGGAAGGCGCTGATTTAACTGGTGCCAATTTGAAGTCTGCTAATCTCACACAAGCATTTGTCAGCGATACTATCTTAAATAATGCTAATCTCACTAACGTGAATTTGAGTAATTCCCGTTTATATAATAGTGACGTAGATGGCGCGGTTTTGGCTAATATTGATCTAAGCGGTGCCGATGTATTCAATACTGCCATTAGTGTCGGTGGTGAATATTAA
- a CDS encoding class I SAM-dependent methyltransferase, whose protein sequence is MTEEIMAKFDEQEILELWDHRAKDWDIQVGDDGDSNRILNSDPVIWSFADNVAGLDVLDAGCGTGYLARQLCLKGASVTGIDFSPQMIEIAKFRASQNNLDIDFHLDSCTELKSLPDEQFDMIVSNYVLMDLLDLEGAIRAFNRVLKLSGVAILVFSHPCFPQGNSTTVNEDGTVSYSWASSYFERTQHNDEPWNHFTTPFIWFHRPLSDYWKVFKAAGFSVDEFEEPRITPERYHLAGNDQKLFNSKTRPYSVVFKLQKVMRNS, encoded by the coding sequence ATGACTGAAGAAATCATGGCAAAATTTGACGAGCAAGAAATACTTGAACTCTGGGATCATAGAGCTAAAGACTGGGATATTCAAGTTGGGGATGATGGTGACAGCAATCGAATTCTGAACTCAGATCCAGTAATATGGAGTTTCGCTGATAACGTTGCGGGATTAGATGTCCTTGATGCTGGTTGTGGTACAGGATATCTAGCACGCCAGCTTTGCCTTAAAGGGGCCAGTGTAACTGGTATAGATTTTTCACCTCAGATGATCGAAATTGCCAAATTCAGAGCTAGCCAAAATAATCTAGATATAGATTTTCATTTGGATTCATGCACTGAACTAAAGTCGCTTCCAGATGAGCAATTTGATATGATCGTCTCAAATTATGTTCTCATGGATTTGCTAGATCTCGAAGGAGCAATAAGGGCATTCAATCGTGTTCTTAAGCTGAGTGGTGTTGCAATCCTTGTCTTCTCGCATCCTTGCTTTCCCCAAGGTAACTCGACAACTGTAAATGAGGATGGAACAGTTTCTTATAGTTGGGCTTCTTCTTACTTTGAAAGGACACAACACAACGACGAACCTTGGAATCATTTTACAACACCATTTATCTGGTTCCACCGCCCTCTTTCCGATTACTGGAAAGTCTTCAAGGCAGCAGGTTTTTCTGTGGACGAATTTGAAGAACCAAGAATTACCCCAGAGCGATATCATCTTGCAGGAAACGACCAGAAGCTCTTCAATTCCAAAACACGTCCCTATTCAGTAGTTTTTAAACTCCAGAAAGTAATGCGTAATTCGTAA